A region of the Lycium barbarum isolate Lr01 chromosome 1, ASM1917538v2, whole genome shotgun sequence genome:
GGCGGTATATTGTTGATTacataaaaaggaaaataaacaaaAATCTCTAGTCACCTTAAAAATATCTTAATTTTTCAGTTATTTAACCTGGTTTCCAGAACCATAAGTATGATTAACAACTACCTTTGAAAGCATTGTTCGTGGAAAGGAACATAATTGGCGATAGTATAATTTTGGAGTAACTTGTCAATATCAATCTAGTTGCCATCTACTGCCAGACGAAAATGTAGCAAGTGACAAAGAGTGAAACTTACATCCCTCATTCCTTGATCAACCTTCACATCACCACCCTTATCGATGTATTTGCCTTGCGTTAGTTCAGATTCAACAAAGCCAGGTGTTACCAGAGTTATCTTGATGTCCTGCCCCAACTCAATTCTTAACGTCTCGAAGAATTGAGATATTGCTGCTTTGCTTGCCTACCATGACCAAATTTGAGTAGGGTCATCAATATAACATGTGACCGTTTCCAATGGAAGAATAAAAGCAGTATATTTTAATTTGTACCTACATTGTAAAAGCTTGATCTTGGAGCAGGAAGCCAAGCAGCAGATGAAGAAAGCACAATGATCCTACCACCACTATATCTAAGATACGGAATCGCAAACCGGGTCATGTAGACAGAACCCCAGAAGTTGATGTCCTGTGGAATGCCACAGCATATAAATAATAATTCTAACTTCTGTCCACTAATAGTTGTACAATTTTTTACACCATCAAGTTAAATGGCCTACAACACTGGGTAGCTGTTACTTATTCCTAATTCAGTAACCTTAAAAACGCAATAAATAACCTTGTGAAAAAACTATTTACATCATCAACGTATATAGTAATCCATATATAAGGTACTAAGCACAACAAACTATAGCAAATGAGGATTCTCCTAAATTTAGATTCGGTATTTCCCAGGTGGTTGAGACCCAAAGCTCTTCTTCCAGCTCAACATAATGGAAGCACATATATAGTAGTACTAGTTAGCAAAATTATCTGGCACAGTATCATCAACACAATTTGTAAAATGGAAATTGTCACAAATTCCAtatatgcttttgttatgttaaaCTTCAAGCTGTCTGCTATATGCAATTTCATGATGAAGTGCCAAAATTGTAAGTTTGTAACTATcaaaatcaattaatttccaCTTTACCATGACAGATCTAAGATCAGTGATATCTTCTACGTCTTCAAACAGAGTAATTGCGTGCACTCCAGCATTGTTAACCAGATGGTCCACTGCattaacaacataaaaacacacaaAAAAGGTTCCGTAAAACATGCTTAATCGTTTAAAGGCATTATAAGCACGAGAATAAAACGAATAAAATCTGACATCGGCCAAAGTGACTCATGGTTTGATCAACAATCCTTCTGCAGTCATCAGCTTTCGAAACATCAGCATGAACTGTTATAACATCTGGTGACCCTAGATCACGGGCATTTTCGGCCACTTCATTCAAACTCCTCTCTCTTCTGGCTGCAAGGGTTAAACATGCTCCTCTCTTCGCATACTCATAGGCCAGATACTGCAAAATcgacaaaaaaaataattttcctacATTTAATATTCAGTA
Encoded here:
- the LOC132602593 gene encoding 11-beta-hydroxysteroid dehydrogenase A-like, with the protein product MLVELIHKFLNLVAPPFTFFSLLLFLPPFQFFKFVSSIFGTLFSEDVAGKVVIITGASSGIGEYLAYEYAKRGACLTLAARRERSLNEVAENARDLGSPDVITVHADVSKADDCRRIVDQTMSHFGRLDHLVNNAGVHAITLFEDVEDITDLRSVMDINFWGSVYMTRFAIPYLRYSGGRIIVLSSSAAWLPAPRSSFYNASKAAISQFFETLRIELGQDIKITLVTPGFVESELTQGKYIDKGGDVKVDQGMRDVLISATPVAKVESCAKTIVNSACRGERYVTIPAWFRVSYLWKVFAPEVLEWMYRLMYLTGPGTSPTDALSKKVTDYTGAKNVLYPETIRTGETKTD